A single Caldilineales bacterium DNA region contains:
- a CDS encoding aminoglycoside phosphotransferase family protein, which translates to MDISLPRPWADPAWFDQVRAWIEASLEARGQGLVSLDPPRIRPWSVVMRLQASAGPCFFKAPAPASIYEAGLSQALLRHRPGVMPALLAVDAARGWMLMADGGETLRARLQSDRDLSYWLRLLPDYATLQLDMAGHVDEMLALGVPDRRLARLPALYAGLLADTDDLRLGQPDGLSQAEHRRLLDLRPRVADMAAELASYGLPETIQHDDFHDGNIFVHDGRYQFFDWGDACITHPFCTLLVSLRSTAARFDLPTTAPELARLRDAYLAPWSASAPPHHLLAAADLAQRLGALCRVLSWQSALAGAAEPDRAPHQEAVPGWLQEFLAITEAVQP; encoded by the coding sequence ATGGACATCTCCCTCCCCCGCCCATGGGCCGACCCGGCCTGGTTCGACCAGGTGCGCGCCTGGATCGAAGCCAGCCTGGAAGCCCGCGGCCAGGGCCTCGTCTCGCTCGACCCGCCCCGCATCCGCCCCTGGTCGGTGGTGATGCGCCTCCAGGCCAGCGCCGGCCCCTGCTTCTTCAAGGCCCCGGCCCCCGCCTCCATCTACGAAGCCGGCCTCTCCCAGGCCCTGTTGCGCCATCGCCCCGGCGTCATGCCCGCCCTGCTGGCGGTGGACGCCGCCCGCGGCTGGATGCTGATGGCCGACGGCGGCGAGACCCTGCGAGCGCGGCTGCAATCCGACCGCGATCTCTCGTACTGGCTGCGGCTGCTGCCAGACTACGCCACCCTCCAGCTCGACATGGCCGGCCATGTCGATGAAATGCTGGCCCTCGGCGTGCCCGACCGCCGGCTGGCCCGGCTGCCCGCCCTCTACGCCGGCCTGTTGGCCGACACCGACGACCTCCGCCTCGGCCAGCCCGACGGCCTCAGCCAGGCCGAGCACCGGCGCTTGCTCGACCTGCGCCCGCGGGTGGCGGACATGGCGGCGGAACTGGCGAGCTACGGCCTGCCAGAGACCATCCAGCACGACGACTTTCACGACGGCAACATCTTCGTGCACGATGGCCGCTACCAGTTTTTTGACTGGGGCGACGCCTGCATCACCCACCCCTTCTGCACCTTGCTCGTCAGCCTGCGCAGCACGGCCGCCCGCTTCGACCTGCCCACTACTGCCCCCGAACTGGCCCGCCTGCGCGACGCCTACCTGGCCCCCTGGTCGGCTTCTGCCCCGCCTCATCACCTCCTCGCTGCCGCTGACCTGGCCCAGCGTCTGGGCGCCCTCTGCCGGGTGTTGTCGTGGCAGTCGGCGTTGGCCGGGGCCGCCGAACCCGACCGCGCCCCCCACCAGGAGGCCGTGCCCGGCTGGCTGCAAGAATTTCTGGCGATCACGGAGGCCGTGCAGCCCTGA